A portion of the Meiothermus sp. CFH 77666 genome contains these proteins:
- a CDS encoding phospho-N-acetylmuramoyl-pentapeptide-transferase yields MNTLAAAALLSWFLVGLWITLMQSLRLGKQVRADGPQSHLAKMGTPSMGGVAFLLAAALVYGLSGGDKWAGLWLLVLGMALLGLADDLAGSLRRPLKAREKLVVQSLMSLIFAIWAARQVQYTPYPVLDVLLFTLVIIAACNAFNFTDGVDGLLASVSAVILLPFVGLPTAQVMVGALLGFLWHNAPKATVFMGDTGSMALGALVAGLFILEGKLWWLPLVALIPVLEVLSVVIQVSYFRRTGKRLFKMSPLHHHFELSGWPESKVVFRFVVVTALCTALAVHLWGGPV; encoded by the coding sequence ATGAACACCCTTGCGGCCGCCGCCCTTCTGAGCTGGTTCCTGGTGGGGCTCTGGATTACCCTGATGCAGTCGCTGCGGCTCGGCAAGCAGGTGCGGGCCGACGGACCCCAGAGCCACCTGGCCAAGATGGGCACCCCCAGCATGGGCGGGGTGGCTTTTTTGCTGGCTGCTGCCCTGGTGTACGGGCTCTCGGGGGGCGACAAGTGGGCCGGGCTGTGGCTGCTGGTGCTGGGCATGGCCCTCCTGGGCCTGGCCGATGACCTGGCCGGTTCGCTACGCCGACCCCTCAAGGCCCGCGAGAAGCTGGTGGTGCAGTCGTTGATGAGCCTGATTTTTGCTATCTGGGCGGCCCGACAGGTGCAGTACACGCCGTATCCCGTGCTGGATGTGCTGCTCTTCACCCTTGTGATCATTGCCGCCTGCAACGCCTTCAACTTCACCGACGGGGTAGATGGGCTTTTGGCCAGCGTTTCGGCGGTGATTTTGCTGCCCTTTGTGGGGCTCCCCACCGCGCAGGTCATGGTGGGGGCCTTGCTGGGCTTTTTGTGGCACAACGCCCCCAAGGCCACGGTCTTCATGGGCGACACCGGCAGCATGGCCCTGGGGGCGCTGGTGGCCGGACTGTTCATCCTGGAAGGCAAGCTCTGGTGGCTGCCCCTGGTGGCCCTGATCCCGGTGCTCGAGGTGCTCTCGGTGGTGATCCAGGTCAGCTACTTCCGCCGTACCGGCAAGCGCCTCTTCAAGATGAGCCCCCTGCACCACCACTTCGAGCTGTCGGGCTGGCCCGAAAGCAAGGTGGTGTTTCGCTTT
- the mraZ gene encoding division/cell wall cluster transcriptional repressor MraZ: MPFGEHQYSLDDKGRVVIPQPFRSFIEDGVVITRGLEGCLYMYPLLAWSNIERQLQNVPLIDRAAQELVRFLYSGAHKTQMDSASRVTIPPPLRKFAGLEDTNDAVVVGAPTRLELWSESRWWASITKFVENPTTPEALRGLIG, translated from the coding sequence ATGCCCTTCGGTGAACACCAGTATAGCCTCGACGACAAGGGAAGGGTTGTGATCCCACAGCCCTTCCGCTCGTTTATCGAGGATGGGGTGGTGATTACCAGGGGCCTCGAGGGCTGCCTTTACATGTACCCCCTGCTGGCCTGGAGCAACATTGAACGCCAGTTGCAAAACGTACCCCTGATTGACCGGGCCGCCCAGGAGCTGGTGCGCTTCCTGTACTCCGGCGCCCACAAAACCCAGATGGATAGCGCCTCGAGGGTGACCATCCCCCCACCCCTGCGCAAGTTTGCGGGCCTCGAGGACACCAACGATGCGGTGGTGGTGGGCGCGCCCACCCGGTTGGAGCTGTGGAGCGAGAGCCGCTGGTGGGCCAGCATCACCAAGTTTGTGGAGAACCCCACCACCCCCGAGGCCCTGCGCGGCCTGATTGGATGA
- a CDS encoding EamA family transporter: MPLSRAGLFHLLVVYLVWSSTYLAFKLGLINGFEPFWMGATRFIPASLLLLGFAVWQRFRVRLTWAEVRMLALSGLMLWLGGNGLILIATQYVPSGYVALMISTAPIWAATLEGLLDRKRPPGLLMLGLLIGLLGILALNLPKLGEGTPTNLLAFALLLISPLMWASGTIYIQRQSPRLEPVVISGFQQLFGGVGFLLLSLLLAEQWNSATLLGWAANLYLIVFGSLIAYTSYIFAVRLLPLSLVTTYAYVNPVIALLLGWAFLREPLGVWTWVGAALVLLGVGLVFRSRMRPVVQTTP; this comes from the coding sequence ATGCCCCTCTCCCGCGCTGGCCTATTCCACCTGCTGGTGGTTTATCTGGTCTGGAGCAGCACCTATCTGGCCTTCAAGCTTGGCCTCATCAACGGCTTTGAACCGTTCTGGATGGGGGCCACCCGCTTTATTCCGGCCTCCTTGCTGCTGCTGGGGTTTGCGGTCTGGCAGCGCTTCCGGGTGCGGCTAACCTGGGCAGAGGTACGAATGCTGGCCCTCTCGGGGCTGATGCTGTGGCTGGGCGGCAATGGCCTGATTCTGATCGCCACCCAGTACGTGCCTTCCGGCTATGTAGCGCTGATGATTTCCACCGCGCCGATCTGGGCCGCCACGCTGGAGGGCTTGCTGGACCGCAAGCGGCCCCCTGGGCTCTTGATGCTGGGCCTTTTGATTGGTTTGCTGGGTATCCTGGCGTTGAATCTCCCCAAACTGGGTGAAGGCACCCCCACCAACCTGCTGGCCTTTGCCCTGCTGCTCATCTCCCCGCTTATGTGGGCCAGTGGCACCATTTACATCCAGCGCCAAAGCCCCCGGCTGGAACCCGTGGTCATTTCGGGGTTCCAACAGCTATTTGGTGGGGTGGGGTTCCTGCTCCTTTCGCTGTTGCTGGCCGAGCAATGGAACAGCGCTACGCTCCTGGGCTGGGCGGCCAATCTCTACCTGATTGTCTTTGGCTCCCTGATTGCCTATACCTCATACATTTTTGCAGTGCGGCTATTGCCCCTGAGCCTGGTCACCACCTATGCCTACGTAAACCCGGTGATTGCATTGCTGCTGGGCTGGGCCTTTTTGCGAGAACCCCTGGGGGTTTGGACCTGGGTGGGCGCGGCCCTGGTGCTTCTGGGGGTGGGCCTGGTTTTTCGCAGCCGCATGAGGCCTGTGGTACAAACCACGCCCTAG
- a CDS encoding Mur ligase family protein → MVQIKGPRELQPNWVASLTGGKVHEGATVAHDLHWDSRKVAPGMAFFALPGAKTHGREFGPEAIQAGAAFVVTDLAHPGAVQVEKPERALLAVGRALRDRFGGTVLAVGGSSGKTTTKECLAQGLGWSAPEGNLNNAPGLTRFFLHLEEGEGAVVELGIDRLLEMAELTYLARPDFAVLTSLGEEHLEGLGNLENVIREESWLLRVSPVRLASTQAAEMVQLPNLKTYGIGAGDFRAENLELGLNASRFHFESRPVSLPYPGVGPVMGALAALAATRMLDKPLADTIERLAALRLPPGRMQRLQLGGVDFIHDAYNSNPLSFRAGMQFLQTQPGRKWLVLGRMAELGEEALKHHLEAARLAQSISPHLVFIGPFAQQQAALVGGTAVETLEEAALYLAGQVRPGDLVYLKASRSVGLERLLELWPREEA, encoded by the coding sequence ATGGTGCAGATCAAAGGGCCTAGAGAACTCCAACCCAACTGGGTAGCCAGCCTGACGGGTGGAAAAGTGCACGAAGGCGCTACCGTGGCCCACGACTTGCACTGGGACTCGAGGAAAGTAGCGCCGGGGATGGCCTTTTTCGCCCTGCCCGGCGCAAAAACCCACGGGCGGGAGTTTGGCCCAGAAGCCATCCAGGCCGGGGCGGCCTTTGTGGTCACCGACCTGGCGCACCCGGGCGCGGTGCAGGTCGAGAAGCCCGAGCGGGCTTTGCTGGCGGTCGGGCGGGCCCTGCGCGACCGGTTTGGCGGTACGGTGCTGGCGGTGGGGGGTAGTTCGGGCAAAACCACCACCAAGGAGTGCCTGGCCCAGGGCCTGGGCTGGTCTGCCCCCGAGGGCAACCTGAACAACGCGCCCGGCCTGACCCGCTTCTTTTTGCATCTGGAAGAGGGCGAGGGTGCTGTAGTGGAGCTGGGCATAGACCGGCTTCTGGAGATGGCCGAACTCACCTATCTGGCCCGGCCCGACTTTGCCGTGCTCACCAGTCTGGGGGAGGAGCACCTGGAGGGGCTCGGAAACCTGGAGAACGTGATCCGCGAGGAGAGCTGGCTTTTGCGGGTGAGCCCCGTGCGGCTGGCCAGCACCCAGGCCGCCGAGATGGTTCAACTGCCAAACCTGAAGACCTACGGCATCGGGGCCGGGGATTTTCGGGCCGAAAACCTCGAGCTCGGCCTCAACGCCAGTCGCTTCCACTTCGAGAGCCGCCCGGTCAGCCTCCCCTATCCGGGCGTGGGGCCGGTGATGGGGGCGCTGGCCGCCCTGGCCGCAACCCGGATGCTGGACAAACCCCTTGCCGACACCATCGAGCGGCTGGCCGCCCTCCGGCTCCCCCCAGGCCGGATGCAGCGCTTGCAGCTGGGGGGGGTGGACTTCATCCACGACGCCTACAACTCGAACCCGCTTTCCTTCCGGGCCGGGATGCAGTTCCTGCAAACCCAGCCGGGGCGCAAGTGGCTGGTGCTGGGCCGCATGGCCGAGCTCGGCGAGGAGGCCCTGAAGCACCACCTCGAGGCCGCCCGGCTGGCCCAGAGCATCAGCCCCCATCTGGTATTCATCGGGCCTTTCGCCCAGCAACAGGCGGCCCTGGTGGGGGGAACCGCCGTGGAGACCCTCGAGGAGGCCGCCCTGTATCTGGCCGGGCAGGTTCGGCCCGGCGACCTGGTGTACTTGAAGGCCTCGCGCAGCGTGGGCCTGGAGCGCTTGCTCGAGCTCTGGCCCAGGGAGGAAGCATGA
- a CDS encoding uracil-DNA glycosylase encodes MNLELLAAQARACVACGLSKSRTHVVFGEGNPDAKLMIVGEGPGEDEDLQGRPFVGRSGQLLDKILEAAGIPRQSIYIANIVKCRPPGNRVPEPLEAKTCTSLWLLKQIQLIKPQIIIPLGATALEFFAGEKLPITKLRGKFFEWQGIQIFPMFHPAYLLRNPSREPGSPKHLTWQDIQLVKKTLDQLGPKQGVEIKTIQQESLF; translated from the coding sequence ATGAATCTGGAACTCCTAGCTGCCCAAGCCAGAGCCTGTGTGGCCTGTGGCCTGTCCAAAAGCCGAACCCACGTGGTTTTCGGCGAAGGCAACCCGGATGCCAAGCTGATGATTGTGGGCGAAGGCCCCGGCGAGGACGAAGATTTGCAGGGGCGGCCTTTTGTGGGGCGCAGCGGACAACTGCTGGACAAAATCCTCGAGGCCGCCGGAATTCCCCGCCAGAGCATCTATATTGCCAACATCGTCAAGTGTCGCCCACCGGGAAACCGCGTACCCGAGCCCCTCGAGGCCAAAACCTGTACCTCGCTCTGGCTCCTCAAGCAAATCCAGCTTATCAAGCCCCAGATCATCATTCCGCTGGGTGCTACGGCGCTCGAGTTCTTCGCCGGCGAGAAGCTCCCCATCACCAAGTTGCGGGGCAAGTTTTTCGAGTGGCAGGGCATCCAGATCTTCCCCATGTTTCATCCGGCCTATCTGCTGCGAAACCCCTCCCGCGAGCCCGGCAGCCCCAAACACCTGACCTGGCAAGACATCCAACTGGTCAAAAAAACCCTCGACCAGCTCGGCCCCAAGCAGGGCGTGGAGATCAAAACCATCCAGCAGGAATCCCTGTTCTAA
- a CDS encoding penicillin-binding protein 2, with amino-acid sequence MNRLGTSEQASLSRGWVVLAAFAAFLLGLGYGFYVLWHNAPSLPLRPVSARADAPPLRGSLEAADGTPLAFSTPEEARLYPLGLSATQLIGFGERSTGKGLSGLELDLEKLLAQGQSLRLTLDPLVQSIAEQALWKGLEAAQADWGSVVVMESKTGRLLAVANGPAFDPTAPRRSTQQDVSWRNHAFAYALEPGSTIKPLTAAVLMEENVARLDTRVYAPMSRRIAGWIINDVVKHPETLTLSEVLKFSSNVGITTLAERIPRETLFNFFKKMHFMDAALLPPLSYQPRIAVQVAAPQVRPVNRWGPAEYANATFGQGFLITPLHLAAAYNILANDGIYRQPILFEGNTSQSSVVFRPQVAREIRKALTEGIAENARLPGYVLGGKTGTAQVVVNGRYSSSVYAALFAGFIPANTPRVTVVVNLFHPKGGRIHGSQVAAPIYRDIAARLFALWGVPPQLDNSSGKGKLVNR; translated from the coding sequence TTGAACCGCCTGGGTACGAGCGAACAGGCCAGCCTGAGCCGGGGCTGGGTGGTGCTGGCAGCCTTTGCCGCCTTTCTGCTAGGGCTGGGATATGGTTTTTATGTGCTGTGGCACAACGCCCCCAGCCTTCCCCTGCGGCCCGTCTCGGCCCGGGCGGACGCGCCTCCTTTGCGCGGCAGCCTGGAAGCCGCCGACGGCACCCCGCTGGCCTTCAGCACCCCGGAGGAAGCGCGCTTGTATCCCCTGGGTCTTTCGGCTACTCAGCTCATTGGCTTTGGTGAGCGCAGCACCGGTAAGGGGCTCTCGGGCCTCGAGCTCGACCTGGAAAAGCTGCTCGCCCAGGGCCAGAGCCTGCGCCTGACCCTGGATCCACTGGTGCAGTCCATCGCCGAGCAAGCCCTGTGGAAGGGCCTCGAGGCCGCCCAGGCCGACTGGGGTTCGGTGGTGGTGATGGAAAGCAAAACCGGGCGGCTCCTGGCGGTGGCCAATGGCCCGGCCTTCGACCCCACCGCCCCCCGGCGCAGCACCCAGCAAGATGTCTCCTGGCGCAACCACGCCTTCGCATACGCGCTGGAACCCGGTTCGACCATCAAACCCCTTACGGCTGCTGTGCTGATGGAGGAAAACGTGGCCCGGCTGGACACCCGGGTCTATGCTCCCATGAGCCGACGCATCGCAGGCTGGATCATTAATGATGTGGTCAAACACCCCGAGACCCTGACCCTGAGCGAGGTGCTCAAATTCTCCTCCAATGTGGGCATCACCACCCTGGCCGAGCGAATTCCGCGTGAGACGCTGTTCAACTTCTTCAAGAAGATGCACTTCATGGATGCGGCGCTCCTACCGCCCCTCTCTTACCAGCCCCGGATTGCCGTGCAGGTTGCGGCCCCCCAGGTGCGCCCGGTGAACCGCTGGGGCCCTGCCGAGTACGCCAACGCCACCTTCGGCCAGGGTTTCCTGATTACCCCCCTGCACCTGGCGGCAGCCTACAACATCCTGGCGAACGATGGAATCTATCGCCAGCCCATTCTGTTCGAGGGCAACACCTCCCAAAGCAGTGTGGTATTCCGGCCCCAGGTAGCCCGTGAAATCCGCAAAGCTCTGACCGAGGGCATCGCCGAAAATGCCAGGCTGCCTGGCTATGTCCTGGGGGGCAAAACCGGCACGGCCCAAGTGGTGGTGAATGGCCGCTATAGCAGCAGCGTCTATGCGGCGCTCTTTGCCGGTTTCATTCCGGCCAACACCCCCCGCGTGACGGTGGTGGTGAACCTTTTCCACCCCAAGGGGGGGCGAATCCACGGCTCGCAGGTGGCAGCCCCCATCTACCGGGATATTGCAGCCCGGCTCTTTGCGCTCTGGGGCGTCCCGCCCCAATTGGACAACTCATCTGGCAAGGGTAAACTGGTCAACCGATGA
- a CDS encoding HNH endonuclease signature motif containing protein, with protein MNRRLIGKELLRPHEERGPNGRRLCRYVHCNNEVPPGRRTWCSDTCVHQYRLQAHWSYARQHLRKREKGVCQVCGTDTRPLKSALMKLWKAAVQIGRENRLHPNLYHLEAYRLLALQYAQLTQQLTERGFHGFLPELPRSWRPRKAWKAPSDLWEADHIRPVVEGGTHAPGNLRTLCQPCHKQATRALAAKRKQLSAVAG; from the coding sequence ATGAACCGCCGCCTTATCGGCAAGGAGCTTTTGCGCCCACACGAAGAGCGCGGCCCCAACGGGCGCAGGCTGTGCCGTTATGTGCACTGCAACAACGAGGTGCCTCCGGGTCGGCGGACCTGGTGCAGCGACACGTGCGTGCACCAGTACCGCCTACAGGCCCACTGGAGCTATGCCCGGCAGCATTTGCGAAAGCGCGAGAAAGGCGTTTGCCAGGTCTGTGGTACCGACACCCGCCCCCTCAAAAGCGCTCTGATGAAACTGTGGAAGGCGGCGGTGCAAATTGGACGCGAAAACCGGCTTCACCCGAATCTGTACCACCTCGAGGCGTACCGTTTGCTGGCTTTGCAGTACGCCCAACTGACCCAGCAGCTTACCGAGCGGGGCTTTCATGGCTTTTTGCCCGAGCTGCCCAGGAGCTGGCGGCCCCGCAAAGCCTGGAAGGCCCCCTCAGACCTGTGGGAGGCGGACCACATCCGTCCGGTGGTGGAGGGCGGCACCCATGCGCCCGGCAACCTGCGAACCCTGTGCCAGCCCTGCCACAAGCAAGCCACCCGGGCGCTGGCGGCCAAGCGCAAACAGCTTAGCGCCGTTGCAGGATAA
- a CDS encoding NUDIX hydrolase gives MTKPANPWTRLHLEALTQHPYPIVRERLRTHNGREVTYMYVPGQHQWVSILPITQQGSVLLVHQYRHVWGQYFFELPGGAAEPGETPEEGARRELREELGAEAGALVPIQPFRPLAGIVAATIHPFVALHSQVVRPAEPEDGELIEVVEFSLDEVYEMLARGLLNEATHVITLLRARPILTEMGYLS, from the coding sequence ATGACTAAGCCGGCCAACCCCTGGACGAGGCTGCACCTCGAGGCCCTCACCCAGCACCCCTACCCTATCGTGCGCGAACGGCTCCGCACCCACAACGGGCGCGAGGTAACGTACATGTACGTGCCGGGGCAGCACCAATGGGTCTCCATTTTGCCCATCACCCAGCAAGGTAGCGTGCTGCTGGTACATCAGTACCGCCACGTATGGGGCCAATACTTCTTCGAGCTTCCAGGGGGTGCTGCCGAGCCGGGCGAAACCCCCGAAGAAGGTGCCCGGCGCGAGTTGCGCGAAGAGTTGGGGGCCGAGGCCGGGGCGCTGGTTCCAATTCAGCCCTTCCGCCCCCTGGCGGGCATCGTGGCCGCTACCATCCATCCCTTTGTTGCCCTGCACAGCCAGGTGGTGCGGCCCGCCGAACCAGAGGACGGCGAGCTGATCGAGGTGGTGGAGTTTTCCCTGGACGAGGTGTACGAAATGCTCGCCAGGGGTCTGTTGAACGAGGCTACCCATGTCATCACCCTGCTGCGGGCCAGGCCCATCCTTACCGAAATGGGCTATCTGAGCTAA
- the rsmH gene encoding 16S rRNA (cytosine(1402)-N(4))-methyltransferase RsmH: MYAAPARFPSAQPPVQQRRGVSHTSVLYHEALDWLAVQPGGVYVDATLGGAGHTQGILERGGRVIAFDQDPEAIARAQALGLANLTLIEANFRELVPELEKRGLRQVDGILADLGVSSFHFDDARRGFSYQQEGPLDMRMGAGALTAAEVVNTYPEEDIADILYRYGEEPRSRRIARFIVENRPITTTTQLAEVIRRATGYREAGHPARKSFQALRIYVNDELGALEALLRGAEEVLKPGGRLVVISFHSLEDRLVKHFLRDSTLLKPLTKKPIIPSESEQRANPRARSAKMRVAERTDGGTA; this comes from the coding sequence ATGTATGCGGCCCCTGCACGGTTTCCAAGCGCCCAGCCGCCCGTTCAGCAGAGGAGGGGTGTGAGCCATACTTCGGTGCTCTATCACGAAGCCCTGGACTGGCTGGCGGTTCAACCTGGAGGGGTGTATGTGGACGCTACCCTGGGCGGGGCGGGCCATACCCAGGGCATTCTGGAACGGGGCGGGCGGGTGATTGCCTTTGACCAGGATCCCGAGGCCATCGCCCGGGCCCAGGCGCTGGGCCTGGCGAATCTGACGCTGATTGAAGCCAACTTCCGCGAGCTGGTGCCCGAGCTAGAGAAGCGGGGCCTGAGGCAGGTAGACGGCATCCTGGCCGACCTGGGGGTGTCCAGCTTTCACTTCGACGATGCCCGGCGGGGCTTCAGCTACCAGCAGGAAGGCCCCCTGGACATGCGGATGGGCGCAGGTGCGCTTACCGCAGCCGAGGTGGTCAACACCTACCCCGAAGAAGACATCGCCGACATCCTCTACCGCTACGGCGAAGAGCCGCGCTCACGGCGCATCGCCCGCTTCATTGTGGAGAACCGCCCCATCACCACCACCACCCAGCTGGCCGAGGTAATCCGCCGGGCTACCGGGTACCGCGAGGCCGGGCACCCCGCCCGCAAGAGCTTCCAGGCCCTTCGCATCTACGTCAACGACGAGTTAGGTGCGCTGGAGGCGTTGCTTCGGGGCGCCGAAGAAGTGTTGAAGCCCGGGGGCAGGCTGGTCGTCATCAGCTTTCATTCGCTCGAGGATCGCCTGGTCAAGCACTTCCTGCGCGACTCCACCCTGCTAAAACCGCTCACCAAAAAGCCCATTATTCCTTCGGAAAGCGAACAGCGCGCCAACCCCAGAGCCCGCAGCGCCAAGATGCGGGTGGCCGAGCGCACAGATGGAGGCACAGCATGA
- a CDS encoding DMT family transporter, giving the protein MDRAGILLVALSALGFATLGIFGKIAFGLGWSSSELLSWRMLLAAVWVWGWLLWRGGWRFQISEALAPFLLGAVGYATQTTLYFAALERLPVGVLVLLLYVYPVFVVLLAWLLERERPTQTALLAMGLALVGIALTTDLSGQVGLLGVLLALASAAVYATYLLLSARVSRVSDPVRTSGYVFVGAALSFTALAWLDGRFQVPGSLPDWGLLLGISTVATVFPVVLIFVGLRRIRATQASIVSMLEPLFTIALGVLILGERLSLAQLLGGGLVLLSVVILQRR; this is encoded by the coding sequence GTGGATCGGGCCGGAATCCTTCTCGTCGCGCTCTCGGCCCTGGGATTTGCCACCCTGGGGATCTTTGGCAAGATTGCTTTTGGTCTGGGCTGGTCGTCCTCGGAACTGCTCTCCTGGCGGATGCTGCTGGCTGCCGTATGGGTCTGGGGCTGGCTGCTCTGGCGCGGGGGGTGGCGCTTTCAAATCTCCGAGGCCCTGGCTCCCTTTCTGCTGGGGGCGGTGGGGTATGCGACCCAGACCACCCTCTACTTTGCAGCCCTCGAGCGGCTGCCGGTGGGGGTACTGGTTTTGCTGCTGTATGTTTACCCGGTGTTTGTGGTGCTCCTGGCCTGGCTGCTCGAGCGTGAAAGACCCACCCAGACAGCTTTGCTGGCCATGGGCCTGGCCCTGGTGGGCATCGCCCTGACCACCGATCTCTCCGGGCAGGTGGGGCTTTTGGGGGTGTTGTTGGCCCTGGCCTCCGCTGCCGTGTATGCCACCTATCTGCTGCTGAGCGCACGGGTAAGCCGCGTCAGCGACCCGGTGCGCACTTCGGGCTATGTGTTTGTGGGGGCAGCGCTCTCGTTTACCGCCCTGGCCTGGTTGGATGGTCGGTTTCAAGTGCCTGGTAGCCTGCCGGACTGGGGTCTGCTCCTGGGGATCAGCACCGTTGCCACGGTCTTCCCGGTGGTTCTAATTTTTGTGGGCCTGCGCCGGATTCGTGCCACCCAGGCCTCAATTGTTTCGATGCTCGAGCCCCTTTTTACCATTGCCCTGGGCGTTCTGATCCTGGGGGAGCGCCTGAGCCTGGCCCAACTGCTGGGTGGGGGCCTGGTGTTGCTCTCGGTTGTTATCCTGCAACGGCGCTAA
- a CDS encoding GatB/YqeY domain-containing protein, which produces MSTAIYDGIKKEIIEAMKRGDTASRDFARVVKAEIDRKGDGRPLPDADAVKILKALRVTAEENQNAFEMAFLDKYLPKEMSEAEIEAWVRANVDFSSLKSPMAAIGIVTKALGPVAPGDRVKKVVERMVGGQK; this is translated from the coding sequence ATGAGCACCGCTATTTACGACGGAATCAAAAAGGAGATTATCGAGGCTATGAAGCGCGGCGACACCGCCAGCCGCGACTTTGCCCGGGTGGTCAAGGCCGAAATCGACCGCAAAGGCGACGGCAGACCCCTGCCCGACGCCGACGCCGTGAAGATTCTAAAGGCCCTGCGGGTCACGGCGGAGGAAAACCAGAACGCGTTTGAGATGGCTTTTCTGGACAAATATCTGCCGAAGGAGATGAGCGAGGCCGAAATTGAAGCCTGGGTACGGGCCAATGTGGATTTTAGCTCGCTTAAGTCCCCCATGGCGGCCATTGGAATTGTGACCAAAGCGCTGGGGCCGGTAGCGCCGGGGGATCGTGTGAAGAAGGTTGTTGAAAGGATGGTGGGTGGGCAGAAATAA
- the purH gene encoding bifunctional phosphoribosylaminoimidazolecarboxamide formyltransferase/IMP cyclohydrolase yields the protein MRALLSVSNKTGLVEFAQGLLDLGFELVSTGGTHKTLQSAGLSVTYVSEITGFPEILDGRVKTLHPRIHAGLLATKSPQHEAELQAHNLTRIDLLCVNLYPFRETLARGASFEECLENIDIGGPAMLRAAAKNHEAVLPVCDPADYGEVLEALWAGISSQFRRRLAHKAFAHTAAYDAAIAEFLAYEQFPQTKLLTLERLPGVALRYGENPHQQAALYALEGQTGPVLHAQVRSGKPMGFNNYADADAAWALVSEFELPACVAVKHANPCGVALADNPKTAWERARDADTLSVFGGVVAFNRPVDLETAMATRGTFLEVLIAPEVSAEALDWFRDKKPDLRVLVAARQDADLLEFRPLVGGFLAQERDLRRWEELHLTYVTERIPTPQELLDLKFAWYVGKHTRSNNVVLAKDGVTVGLGTGAVSRIWAAERAIQNAGERARGAVLASEAFFPFDDVVRAAAAAGVTAIVQPGGAKRDAEVIAACNELGVAMVFTGSRHFKH from the coding sequence ATGCGAGCGCTCTTATCGGTATCAAACAAAACGGGTCTGGTGGAGTTTGCCCAGGGTTTGCTGGACTTGGGTTTTGAGCTGGTCTCTACCGGCGGAACCCACAAAACCTTGCAGTCGGCGGGGCTGTCGGTAACCTATGTCTCCGAAATTACGGGCTTTCCGGAAATTCTGGATGGGCGGGTCAAGACCCTCCACCCCCGCATTCACGCCGGATTGTTGGCAACCAAAAGCCCCCAGCACGAGGCCGAGTTGCAGGCCCACAACCTGACCCGCATAGACCTGCTTTGCGTGAATCTATACCCCTTTCGGGAAACCCTGGCACGGGGGGCTTCTTTTGAGGAGTGCCTCGAGAATATAGACATAGGAGGGCCGGCCATGTTGCGGGCTGCCGCCAAAAACCACGAGGCGGTGCTGCCGGTCTGCGACCCTGCCGATTATGGGGAAGTTTTGGAAGCCTTGTGGGCGGGGATTAGCAGCCAGTTCCGCCGCCGCCTAGCCCACAAAGCCTTTGCCCACACCGCCGCCTACGACGCAGCTATTGCCGAGTTTTTGGCCTACGAGCAGTTCCCCCAAACCAAACTGCTCACCCTCGAGCGCCTGCCGGGGGTTGCGCTTCGATATGGGGAGAACCCCCACCAGCAGGCAGCGCTGTATGCCCTCGAGGGCCAGACCGGGCCGGTACTGCACGCCCAGGTGCGCTCCGGCAAGCCCATGGGCTTCAACAACTACGCCGATGCCGATGCGGCCTGGGCTTTGGTCTCGGAGTTCGAACTGCCGGCGTGTGTAGCGGTCAAGCACGCCAACCCCTGCGGGGTCGCCCTGGCCGATAACCCCAAAACCGCCTGGGAGCGGGCCCGCGATGCCGATACGCTCTCGGTGTTTGGGGGGGTAGTGGCCTTCAACCGCCCGGTGGATCTGGAGACGGCGATGGCGACCCGGGGGACGTTCCTCGAGGTGCTCATCGCCCCCGAGGTCAGCGCCGAGGCCCTGGACTGGTTCCGGGACAAAAAACCCGACCTCCGGGTGCTGGTAGCCGCCCGCCAGGACGCCGACCTGCTGGAGTTTCGCCCCTTGGTGGGGGGCTTTCTGGCCCAGGAACGGGATCTGCGCCGCTGGGAGGAGCTGCACCTGACCTACGTGACCGAGCGAATCCCCACCCCTCAGGAACTGCTCGACCTCAAGTTTGCCTGGTATGTGGGCAAGCACACCCGCTCCAACAATGTGGTGCTGGCCAAAGACGGCGTGACGGTGGGCCTGGGTACGGGCGCGGTCAGCCGCATCTGGGCCGCCGAACGGGCCATTCAGAATGCCGGCGAACGGGCCAGAGGTGCAGTTCTGGCCTCTGAAGCTTTTTTCCCCTTCGACGACGTGGTGCGCGCAGCGGCGGCGGCTGGGGTCACGGCCATTGTGCAGCCCGGTGGAGCCAAACGCGACGCAGAGGTGATTGCGGCCTGTAACGAGCTGGGCGTGGCGATGGTCTTTACGGGCTCGAGGCACTTCAAGCACTGA